A stretch of DNA from Endozoicomonas sp. 8E:
TATCACAGCTTCGGGAAGCGTGTCTTCACCCAAAATGTTGATCATAGTGGTTTCACGGATAAGACGGGTACTGCCCAGGGGCATTGCACAGATAGCGCGCAGATGATTTTCAAACTGACAGGTTTCAGCTCCCTGCTGAGTCCAGTGCCCGGAGTTGTGGACCCTTGGCGCTATTTCATTGACCAGCAGGGAGCCATTGACATCAAAGAACTCCAAAGCCAGCACTCCGACGTAGTCCAGACTCTCGGCTACCGCAATGAACATCTGCTTTGCCTGTCCCTGCAAAGCCTGATCAGTGATCGCAGTAGAAAGACTCAACACCCCGTTAGTATGTACATTCTCGGCCAGAGGGTAGACCGCAACCGTTCCATCTGCGCTTCGGGCACCGACCATTGAGACTTCACGATCAAAAGGGACAAACTCTTCGGCAACAATAGCCTGATGGTCGGTGGCTGCAATGCATTCAGCCATTTCTGTCCAGATGGCATCAGCCTGATCAGCCTCTTTTAACCGCCACTGTCCCTTACCGTCATAGCCGCCCAGAGCAGTCTTGAGCACCATGGGCAGACCCACATGCTCAATGGCTTCCACGTAGTCTTCGTATGAGTGAATGACAAAGTATCGGGCATTTTGAACGCCTGCATCGTCCAGCCGTTTTTTCTCGATTCGGCGATCGCCACCGGCCTCAATAGCTTTTGTAGATGGCAGGAATTTACCGCTTTTCTCACAGATAGCCAGA
This window harbors:
- a CDS encoding 5-(carboxyamino)imidazole ribonucleotide synthase, encoding MQVLVLGAGQLARMMSLAGAPLNIQISAYDVSSKTVIHPLTQMTTGDDLESAIRQADVVTAEFEHIPLDILAICEKSGKFLPSTKAIEAGGDRRIEKKRLDDAGVQNARYFVIHSYEDYVEAIEHVGLPMVLKTALGGYDGKGQWRLKEADQADAIWTEMAECIAATDHQAIVAEEFVPFDREVSMVGARSADGTVAVYPLAENVHTNGVLSLSTAITDQALQGQAKQMFIAVAESLDYVGVLALEFFDVNGSLLVNEIAPRVHNSGHWTQQGAETCQFENHLRAICAMPLGSTRLIRETTMINILGEDTLPEAVIAMEGAHIHWYGKGKRPGRKMGHINVCGGSTVSVQNKLCKLTEWLDQTAYPALHEMCREVINRSLSQS